In Hemibagrus wyckioides isolate EC202008001 linkage group LG21, SWU_Hwy_1.0, whole genome shotgun sequence, the following proteins share a genomic window:
- the rps23 gene encoding 40S ribosomal protein S23 codes for MGKCRGLRTARKLRDHRREQKWHDKQYKKAHLGTALKANPFGGASHAKGIVLEKVGVEAKQPNSAIRKCVRVQLIKNGKKITAFVPNDGCLNFIEENDEVLVAGFGRKGHAVGDIPGVRFKVVKVANVSLLALYKGKKERPRS; via the exons ATGG GTAAGTGCCGTGGATTGCGTACCGCCAGAAAACTGCGGGATCACCGCCGTGAGCAGAAGTGGCATGATAAACAGTACAAGAAGGCCCATTTGGGCACGGCCCTGAAGGCTAACCCCTTCGGAGGAGCTTCACACGCCAAAGGAATCGTGCTGGAGAAAGT TGGTGTTGAAGCCAAGCAGCCCAACTCTGCTATTAGGAAGTGCGTCAGAGTCCAGCTGATCAAGAACGGCAAGAAGATCACTGCATTCGTCCCCAACGACGGTTGCCTGAACTTCATTGAG GAAAACGATGAGGTTCTGGTGGCAGGATTCGGTCGTAAGGGACACGCCGTGGGTGATATCCCTGGAGTCCGTTTCAAGGTGGTGAAGGTGGCCAACGTTTCTCTCCTGGCCCTCTACAAAGGCAAGAAGGAGAGACCTAGGTCATAA
- the atp6ap1la gene encoding ATPase H+ transporting accessory protein 1 like a has protein sequence MAAPMSLALFSVIFLQISSSYEQVPAFVEGSSDEAASQDSQIREHGVGGEGQSVSYDHGSLFTVEEMRPALQPHDWRPLSPQPSRRRLLQYGGIMPYSPLNVVYNGKTCILFRARKLAIRYRNHTLVDLTQRVFGPDAIVDTRGSFCSKDKATLNIRFGDIEELRGLSIRLQMSNTFYESAGQNWFTLDSVHIHYNWTHEATFNATDVYAPSTNSYHCQYVSSLQKYDTLLVPSSNTDNAANWHITFTDFQIQAFNVHSNKFSSASDCATFFTPAILMGLITSLILLLVLAYALHMVVHLKHIDRYEEHKTTVYFPRSTEAESTDKNNQ, from the exons ATGGCAGCACCGATGTCTCTGGCtttattttcagttattttCCTGCAGATATCTTCGTCTTACGAACAAGTGCCTGCTTTTGTCGAGGGGAG TTCAGATGAAGCAGCATCACAAGACAGCCAAATCAGAGAAC ATGGAGTCGGTGGGGAGGGTCAGAGCGTCTCATACGATCACGGCTCGTTGTTCACAGTGGAGGAGATGAGACCGGCTCTGCAG CCACATGACTGGAGGCCGCTGTCTCCTCAGCCGAGCAGGAGAAGGTTGCTGCAGTACGGAGGAATCATGCCCTACTCTCCTCTGAACGTGGTTTACAACGGTAAAACCTGCATCTTGTTTCGAGCCAGGAAGCTGGCCATCAGGTACAGAAATCACACACTAGTGGACCTCACACAGAGAGTGTTTGGCCCTGACGCAATAGTGGACACCAGAGGCTCATTCTGCAGCAAGGACAAGGCCAC ACTCAACATACGATTTGGAGATATAGAGGAGCTCCGAGGACTTTCCATCAG ACTGCAGATGTCCAACACGTTCTACGAGTCAGCAGGACAGAACTGGTTCACTCTAGACAGCGTCCACATCCACTACAACTGGACACATGAGGCCACGTTCAATGCCACGGACGTGTACGCTCCTTCCACCAACTCGTACCACTGCCAGTATGTCAGCAGCCTGCAGAAATACGACACGCTGCTGGTGCCGAGCTCCAACACGGACAATGCGGCAAACTGGCACATCACCTTCACAGACTTCCAG ATTCAAGCGTTCAACGTCCACTCCAACAAGTTCTCCTCAGCCAGTGACTGCGCCACCTTCTTCACCCCGGCCATCCTCATGGGTCTCATCACGTCGCTGATCCTGCTGCTTGTCCTCGCCTACGCCCTGCACATGGTGGTCCACCTCAAGCACATCGACCGCTACGAAGAGCACAAGACGACCGTCTACTTCCCCCGAAGCACAGAAGCTGAGAGCACTGACAAGAACAACCAGTAG